From Pan paniscus chromosome 6, NHGRI_mPanPan1-v2.0_pri, whole genome shotgun sequence, one genomic window encodes:
- the REPIN1 gene encoding replication initiator 1 isoform X3 gives MLERRCRGPLAMGPAQARLLSGPSQESPQTLGKESRGLRQQGTSVAQSGAQAPGRAHRCAHCRRHFPGWVALWLHTRRCQARLPLPCPECGRRFRHAPFLALHRQVHAAATPDLGFACHLCGQSFRGWVALVLHLRAHSAAKRPIACPKCERRFWRRKQLRAHLRRCHPPAPEARPFICGNCGRSFAQWDQLVAHKRVHVAEALEEAAAKALGPRPRGRPAVTAPRPGGDAVDRPFQCACCGKRFRHKPNLIAHRRVHTGERPHQCPECGKRFTNKPYLTSHRRIHTGEKPYPCKECGRRFRHKPNLLSHSKIHKRSEGSAQAAPGPGSPQLPAGPQESAAEPTPVVPLKPAQEPPPGAPPEHPQDPIEAPPSLYSCDDCGRSFRLERFLRAHQRQHTGERPFTCAECGKNFGKKTHLVAHSRVHSGERPFACEECGRRFSQGSHLAAHRRDHAPDRPFVCPDCGKAFRHKPYLAAHRRIHTGEKPYVCPDCGKAFSQKSNLVSHRRIHTGERPYACPDCDRSFSQKSNLITHRKSHIRDGAFCCAICGQTFDDEERLLAHQKKHDV, from the coding sequence ATGCTGGAACGTCGTTGCAGGGGCCCCCTGGCCATGGGCCCGGCCCAGGCCCGACTCCTTTCTGGGCCCTCCCAGGAGTCACCCCAGACCCTGGGGAAGGAGTCCCGCGGGCTGAGGCAACAAGGCACGTCAGTGGCCCAGTCTGGTGCCCAAGCCCCAGGCAGGGCCCATCGCTGTGCCCACTGTCGAAGGCACTTCCCTGGCTGGGTGGCTCTGTGGCTTCACACCCGCCGGTGCCAGGCCCGGCTGCCCTTGCCCTGCCCTGAGTGTGGCCGTCGCTTTCGCCATGCCCCCTTCTTAGCACTGCACCGCCAGGTCCATGCTGCTGCCACCCCAGACCTGGGCTTTGCCTGccacctctgtgggcagagcTTCCGAGGCTGGGTGGCCCTGGTTCTGCATCTGCGGGCCCATTCAGCTGCAAAGCGGCCCATCGCTTGTCCCAAATGCGAGAGACGCTTCTGGCGACGAAAGCAGCTTCGAGCTCATCTGCGGCGGTGCCACCCTCCCGCCCCGGAGGCCCGGCCCTTCATATGCGGCAACTGTGGCCGGAGCTTTGCCCAGTGGGACCAGCTAGTTGCCCACAAGCGGGTGCACGTAGCCGAGGCCCTGGAGGAGGCCGCAGCCAAGGCTCTGGGGCCCCGGCCCAGGGGCCGCCCCGCGGTGACCGCCCCCCGGCCCGGTGGAGATGCCGTCGACCGCCCCTTCCAGTGTGCCTGTTGTGGCAAGCGCTTCCGGCACAAGCCCAACTTGATCGCTCACCGCCGCGTGCACACGGGCGAGCGGCCCCACCAGTGCCCCGAGTGCGGGAAGCGCTTTACCAATAAGCCCTATCTGACTTCGCACCGGCGCATCCACACCGGCGAGAAGCCCTACCCGTGCAAAGAGTGCGGCCGCCGCTTCCGGCACAAACCCAACCTGCTGTCTCACAGCAAGATTCACAAGCGATCCGAGGGGTCGGCCCAGGCCGCCCCCGGCCCGGGGAGCCCCCAGCTGCCAGCCGGCCCCCAGGAGTCCGCGGCCGAGCCCACCCCGGTGGTACCTCTGAAACCGGCCCAGGAGCCGCCGCCAGGGGCCCCGCCAGAGCACCCGCAGGACCCGATCGAAGCGCCCCCCTCCCTCTACAGCTGCGACGACTGCGGCAGGAGCTTCCGGCTGGAGCGCTTCCTGCGGGCCCACCAGCGGCAGCACACCGGGGAGCGGCCCTTCACCTGCGCCGAGTGCGGGAAGAACTTCGGCAAGAAGACGCACCTGGTGGCGCACTCGCGCGTGCACTCCGGCGAGCGGCCCTTCGCCTGCGAGGAGTGCGGCCGCCGCTTCTCCCAGGGCAGCCATCTGGCGGCGCACCGGCGCGACCACGCCCCCGATCGGCCCTTCGTGTGTCCCGACTGCGGCAAGGCCTTCCGCCACAAACCCTACCTGGCGGCGCACCGGCGCATCCACACCGGCGAGAAGCCCTACGTCTGCCCCGACTGCGGCAAAGCCTTCAGCCAGAAGTCCAACCTGGTGTCGCACCGGCGCATCCACACGGGCGAGCGGCCCTACGCCTGTCCCGACTGCGACCGCAGCTTCAGCCAGAAGTCCAACCTCATCACCCACCGCAAGAGCCACATCCGGGACGGCGCCTTCTGCTGTGCCATCTGTGGCCAGACCTTCGACGACGAGGAGAGACTCCTGGCCCACCAGAAGAAGCACGATGTCTGA
- the REPIN1 gene encoding replication initiator 1 isoform X2, translated as MGIGVSLLLQFSLTPGGYRSVGRSRRCSRGSIPRNIPKRSWKKPHPQLCSLQEEEPMLERRCRGPLAMGPAQARLLSGPSQESPQTLGKESRGLRQQGTSVAQSGAQAPGRAHRCAHCRRHFPGWVALWLHTRRCQARLPLPCPECGRRFRHAPFLALHRQVHAAATPDLGFACHLCGQSFRGWVALVLHLRAHSAAKRPIACPKCERRFWRRKQLRAHLRRCHPPAPEARPFICGNCGRSFAQWDQLVAHKRVHVAEALEEAAAKALGPRPRGRPAVTAPRPGGDAVDRPFQCACCGKRFRHKPNLIAHRRVHTGERPHQCPECGKRFTNKPYLTSHRRIHTGEKPYPCKECGRRFRHKPNLLSHSKIHKRSEGSAQAAPGPGSPQLPAGPQESAAEPTPVVPLKPAQEPPPGAPPEHPQDPIEAPPSLYSCDDCGRSFRLERFLRAHQRQHTGERPFTCAECGKNFGKKTHLVAHSRVHSGERPFACEECGRRFSQGSHLAAHRRDHAPDRPFVCPDCGKAFRHKPYLAAHRRIHTGEKPYVCPDCGKAFSQKSNLVSHRRIHTGERPYACPDCDRSFSQKSNLITHRKSHIRDGAFCCAICGQTFDDEERLLAHQKKHDV; from the exons ATGGGGATAGGGGTGTCTTTATTACTGCAGTTTTCTCTAACACCTGGGGGCTACCGGAGTGTGGGCCGAAGCAGGCGCTGCAGCCGCGGAAGTATCCCCAGGAACATCCCCAAGAGGAGCTGGAAAAAGCCTCATCCCCAGCTCTGCAGTCTCCAGG AGGAAGAACCGATGCTGGAACGTCGTTGCAGGGGCCCCCTGGCCATGGGCCCGGCCCAGGCCCGACTCCTTTCTGGGCCCTCCCAGGAGTCACCCCAGACCCTGGGGAAGGAGTCCCGCGGGCTGAGGCAACAAGGCACGTCAGTGGCCCAGTCTGGTGCCCAAGCCCCAGGCAGGGCCCATCGCTGTGCCCACTGTCGAAGGCACTTCCCTGGCTGGGTGGCTCTGTGGCTTCACACCCGCCGGTGCCAGGCCCGGCTGCCCTTGCCCTGCCCTGAGTGTGGCCGTCGCTTTCGCCATGCCCCCTTCTTAGCACTGCACCGCCAGGTCCATGCTGCTGCCACCCCAGACCTGGGCTTTGCCTGccacctctgtgggcagagcTTCCGAGGCTGGGTGGCCCTGGTTCTGCATCTGCGGGCCCATTCAGCTGCAAAGCGGCCCATCGCTTGTCCCAAATGCGAGAGACGCTTCTGGCGACGAAAGCAGCTTCGAGCTCATCTGCGGCGGTGCCACCCTCCCGCCCCGGAGGCCCGGCCCTTCATATGCGGCAACTGTGGCCGGAGCTTTGCCCAGTGGGACCAGCTAGTTGCCCACAAGCGGGTGCACGTAGCCGAGGCCCTGGAGGAGGCCGCAGCCAAGGCTCTGGGGCCCCGGCCCAGGGGCCGCCCCGCGGTGACCGCCCCCCGGCCCGGTGGAGATGCCGTCGACCGCCCCTTCCAGTGTGCCTGTTGTGGCAAGCGCTTCCGGCACAAGCCCAACTTGATCGCTCACCGCCGCGTGCACACGGGCGAGCGGCCCCACCAGTGCCCCGAGTGCGGGAAGCGCTTTACCAATAAGCCCTATCTGACTTCGCACCGGCGCATCCACACCGGCGAGAAGCCCTACCCGTGCAAAGAGTGCGGCCGCCGCTTCCGGCACAAACCCAACCTGCTGTCTCACAGCAAGATTCACAAGCGATCCGAGGGGTCGGCCCAGGCCGCCCCCGGCCCGGGGAGCCCCCAGCTGCCAGCCGGCCCCCAGGAGTCCGCGGCCGAGCCCACCCCGGTGGTACCTCTGAAACCGGCCCAGGAGCCGCCGCCAGGGGCCCCGCCAGAGCACCCGCAGGACCCGATCGAAGCGCCCCCCTCCCTCTACAGCTGCGACGACTGCGGCAGGAGCTTCCGGCTGGAGCGCTTCCTGCGGGCCCACCAGCGGCAGCACACCGGGGAGCGGCCCTTCACCTGCGCCGAGTGCGGGAAGAACTTCGGCAAGAAGACGCACCTGGTGGCGCACTCGCGCGTGCACTCCGGCGAGCGGCCCTTCGCCTGCGAGGAGTGCGGCCGCCGCTTCTCCCAGGGCAGCCATCTGGCGGCGCACCGGCGCGACCACGCCCCCGATCGGCCCTTCGTGTGTCCCGACTGCGGCAAGGCCTTCCGCCACAAACCCTACCTGGCGGCGCACCGGCGCATCCACACCGGCGAGAAGCCCTACGTCTGCCCCGACTGCGGCAAAGCCTTCAGCCAGAAGTCCAACCTGGTGTCGCACCGGCGCATCCACACGGGCGAGCGGCCCTACGCCTGTCCCGACTGCGACCGCAGCTTCAGCCAGAAGTCCAACCTCATCACCCACCGCAAGAGCCACATCCGGGACGGCGCCTTCTGCTGTGCCATCTGTGGCCAGACCTTCGACGACGAGGAGAGACTCCTGGCCCACCAGAAGAAGCACGATGTCTGA
- the REPIN1 gene encoding replication initiator 1 isoform X1, which produces MGIGVSLLLQFSLTPGGYRSVGRSRRCSRGSIPRNIPKRSWKKPHPQLCSLQAEEEPMLERRCRGPLAMGPAQARLLSGPSQESPQTLGKESRGLRQQGTSVAQSGAQAPGRAHRCAHCRRHFPGWVALWLHTRRCQARLPLPCPECGRRFRHAPFLALHRQVHAAATPDLGFACHLCGQSFRGWVALVLHLRAHSAAKRPIACPKCERRFWRRKQLRAHLRRCHPPAPEARPFICGNCGRSFAQWDQLVAHKRVHVAEALEEAAAKALGPRPRGRPAVTAPRPGGDAVDRPFQCACCGKRFRHKPNLIAHRRVHTGERPHQCPECGKRFTNKPYLTSHRRIHTGEKPYPCKECGRRFRHKPNLLSHSKIHKRSEGSAQAAPGPGSPQLPAGPQESAAEPTPVVPLKPAQEPPPGAPPEHPQDPIEAPPSLYSCDDCGRSFRLERFLRAHQRQHTGERPFTCAECGKNFGKKTHLVAHSRVHSGERPFACEECGRRFSQGSHLAAHRRDHAPDRPFVCPDCGKAFRHKPYLAAHRRIHTGEKPYVCPDCGKAFSQKSNLVSHRRIHTGERPYACPDCDRSFSQKSNLITHRKSHIRDGAFCCAICGQTFDDEERLLAHQKKHDV; this is translated from the exons ATGGGGATAGGGGTGTCTTTATTACTGCAGTTTTCTCTAACACCTGGGGGCTACCGGAGTGTGGGCCGAAGCAGGCGCTGCAGCCGCGGAAGTATCCCCAGGAACATCCCCAAGAGGAGCTGGAAAAAGCCTCATCCCCAGCTCTGCAGTCTCCAGG CAGAGGAAGAACCGATGCTGGAACGTCGTTGCAGGGGCCCCCTGGCCATGGGCCCGGCCCAGGCCCGACTCCTTTCTGGGCCCTCCCAGGAGTCACCCCAGACCCTGGGGAAGGAGTCCCGCGGGCTGAGGCAACAAGGCACGTCAGTGGCCCAGTCTGGTGCCCAAGCCCCAGGCAGGGCCCATCGCTGTGCCCACTGTCGAAGGCACTTCCCTGGCTGGGTGGCTCTGTGGCTTCACACCCGCCGGTGCCAGGCCCGGCTGCCCTTGCCCTGCCCTGAGTGTGGCCGTCGCTTTCGCCATGCCCCCTTCTTAGCACTGCACCGCCAGGTCCATGCTGCTGCCACCCCAGACCTGGGCTTTGCCTGccacctctgtgggcagagcTTCCGAGGCTGGGTGGCCCTGGTTCTGCATCTGCGGGCCCATTCAGCTGCAAAGCGGCCCATCGCTTGTCCCAAATGCGAGAGACGCTTCTGGCGACGAAAGCAGCTTCGAGCTCATCTGCGGCGGTGCCACCCTCCCGCCCCGGAGGCCCGGCCCTTCATATGCGGCAACTGTGGCCGGAGCTTTGCCCAGTGGGACCAGCTAGTTGCCCACAAGCGGGTGCACGTAGCCGAGGCCCTGGAGGAGGCCGCAGCCAAGGCTCTGGGGCCCCGGCCCAGGGGCCGCCCCGCGGTGACCGCCCCCCGGCCCGGTGGAGATGCCGTCGACCGCCCCTTCCAGTGTGCCTGTTGTGGCAAGCGCTTCCGGCACAAGCCCAACTTGATCGCTCACCGCCGCGTGCACACGGGCGAGCGGCCCCACCAGTGCCCCGAGTGCGGGAAGCGCTTTACCAATAAGCCCTATCTGACTTCGCACCGGCGCATCCACACCGGCGAGAAGCCCTACCCGTGCAAAGAGTGCGGCCGCCGCTTCCGGCACAAACCCAACCTGCTGTCTCACAGCAAGATTCACAAGCGATCCGAGGGGTCGGCCCAGGCCGCCCCCGGCCCGGGGAGCCCCCAGCTGCCAGCCGGCCCCCAGGAGTCCGCGGCCGAGCCCACCCCGGTGGTACCTCTGAAACCGGCCCAGGAGCCGCCGCCAGGGGCCCCGCCAGAGCACCCGCAGGACCCGATCGAAGCGCCCCCCTCCCTCTACAGCTGCGACGACTGCGGCAGGAGCTTCCGGCTGGAGCGCTTCCTGCGGGCCCACCAGCGGCAGCACACCGGGGAGCGGCCCTTCACCTGCGCCGAGTGCGGGAAGAACTTCGGCAAGAAGACGCACCTGGTGGCGCACTCGCGCGTGCACTCCGGCGAGCGGCCCTTCGCCTGCGAGGAGTGCGGCCGCCGCTTCTCCCAGGGCAGCCATCTGGCGGCGCACCGGCGCGACCACGCCCCCGATCGGCCCTTCGTGTGTCCCGACTGCGGCAAGGCCTTCCGCCACAAACCCTACCTGGCGGCGCACCGGCGCATCCACACCGGCGAGAAGCCCTACGTCTGCCCCGACTGCGGCAAAGCCTTCAGCCAGAAGTCCAACCTGGTGTCGCACCGGCGCATCCACACGGGCGAGCGGCCCTACGCCTGTCCCGACTGCGACCGCAGCTTCAGCCAGAAGTCCAACCTCATCACCCACCGCAAGAGCCACATCCGGGACGGCGCCTTCTGCTGTGCCATCTGTGGCCAGACCTTCGACGACGAGGAGAGACTCCTGGCCCACCAGAAGAAGCACGATGTCTGA